The following are encoded together in the Sulfuricurvum sp. genome:
- a CDS encoding methyltransferase domain-containing protein gives MKTFTSEPLSEILSWAHEALTVSDTITFEVLNPDIAKNSYAGETVTINEINYLHRSYKGWSDLAELLFCRLLTPKPLSEHTIALTYEKLDLSDSFHHSEEKEEKYGTASRFAAIHKNEEPAFLSPYLRALRSVKVGDKKRILNLGINTGDEFDLIRQILPDEVYRNIELVGIDFSSSAINVARERFGEGNAHFYVHDINDLSSLNLGRFDLIITIGTLQSSTLEFKPLFASLVQEYLNKDGAMILGFPNCRWMGGEMIYGAKAPNYPYSEMSIIIKDIYYCKKYLQQKKFRVTVTGRDYLFLTATSLKKELA, from the coding sequence ATGAAAACCTTCACCTCAGAACCTCTCAGCGAAATCCTCTCATGGGCACACGAAGCACTCACGGTGTCTGATACCATCACCTTTGAAGTACTTAACCCTGATATTGCCAAAAATTCCTATGCGGGTGAAACCGTCACAATAAACGAAATAAACTATCTCCATCGCTCTTACAAAGGGTGGAGTGATTTAGCTGAACTGCTGTTTTGCCGCCTCTTAACCCCCAAACCCCTATCTGAACACACCATAGCTCTCACCTATGAAAAACTCGACCTTAGCGATTCGTTTCATCATTCTGAGGAAAAAGAGGAAAAATACGGCACAGCGTCCCGATTTGCCGCTATCCACAAAAATGAAGAACCCGCATTCTTGAGTCCCTATCTGCGTGCATTACGAAGTGTCAAAGTGGGTGATAAAAAACGGATATTGAATTTGGGGATCAACACAGGAGATGAATTTGACCTCATCCGTCAAATTCTCCCAGATGAAGTGTATAGGAATATAGAACTCGTCGGAATCGACTTTTCATCCAGTGCTATCAATGTCGCACGGGAGCGGTTTGGTGAGGGGAATGCCCACTTTTACGTCCATGATATTAACGATTTATCATCGCTCAATCTAGGACGATTCGATCTCATTATCACCATCGGAACCCTACAAAGCTCTACATTGGAGTTTAAACCCCTCTTTGCCTCGTTAGTACAAGAGTATTTGAATAAAGATGGTGCCATGATTTTAGGATTTCCGAATTGTCGATGGATGGGGGGGGAGATGATTTATGGGGCAAAAGCACCGAACTATCCCTATTCAGAGATGTCGATAATCATAAAAGATATCTATTACTGTAAAAAATATTTACAGCAAAAAAAGTTTCGCGTCACCGTTACAGGACGTGATTACCTCTTTTTAACCGCTACTTCACTCAAAAAAGAGTTAGCGTAA
- a CDS encoding spherulation-specific family 4 protein: protein MTTIKYISSFYRVIFLLLALFLYGCGGGGNNTNTEKSSTTNELSFYSWNGNNGYSTVQSNFPNHTLTIYLNQDANFTTNAHQMESSGAKIWMLGSDHPTRSTIDQWINQIMTYNASGGKIIGLSLDIEPWTAFTDQTDPANIPAWQNYLDLVTYASTTLHAHGLKLSVSLPYWLDLIATTGFPNNRAIDYSVIDLADETIIMNYTNNFADFSTNCQNALLYADSKTGKSIKLAIETVASKEPNVSFYTDPQSIHTILNTAITNRSFQGYVIHQLDTFASFSPPLKPSSITHFRGTLIPLYTYPTDSSWQKVAQTAHTKETIAIINPNNGPVDCNTSVASDYRQGITKLKSSSIKIIGYVYTSYSARSEQTVKNDIDTYYSCYPDLDGIFLDETNSSADTNHYYDRLYRYIKDHNQSSRVVVNPGVYPDESIIRASDTTVIYEDSGMNYDTLSPPSYTLHYGAGRFALLAYNAPLTSAKISKLSTYQLGYIYLTNDTIPNPWDTLTTYFESLIAYIDSL, encoded by the coding sequence ATGACAACAATTAAATATATCTCATCATTTTATAGAGTGATTTTTTTACTCCTCGCACTATTTCTATATGGCTGTGGAGGAGGAGGGAATAACACTAATACAGAAAAGAGTAGCACCACTAACGAACTCTCATTTTATTCATGGAACGGCAACAACGGATACAGTACCGTTCAAAGCAACTTTCCGAATCATACACTAACCATTTATCTCAATCAAGATGCCAATTTTACTACCAATGCACATCAAATGGAATCATCTGGAGCTAAGATTTGGATGTTAGGTTCAGATCATCCAACACGATCAACAATAGATCAATGGATTAATCAAATCATGACATACAATGCTTCAGGTGGAAAAATCATTGGGTTAAGTTTGGATATCGAGCCATGGACTGCATTTACCGATCAAACTGATCCTGCAAATATCCCTGCATGGCAGAACTATCTTGATCTGGTTACTTATGCCAGCACTACACTTCATGCCCATGGATTAAAACTCTCTGTATCGCTCCCCTATTGGCTTGATCTCATTGCTACAACCGGCTTTCCCAATAATAGAGCCATCGACTATAGTGTAATCGATTTAGCAGATGAAACTATTATTATGAATTACACGAATAACTTTGCCGATTTTTCTACCAATTGCCAAAATGCCCTTCTCTATGCTGATAGCAAAACAGGAAAAAGTATTAAATTAGCAATCGAAACAGTAGCTTCCAAAGAACCAAACGTCTCTTTCTATACCGATCCTCAATCGATTCATACCATTTTAAATACAGCAATTACCAACCGCTCGTTTCAAGGTTATGTAATTCATCAACTCGATACCTTCGCTTCATTTTCTCCTCCCCTCAAACCATCCTCAATAACTCATTTTAGAGGAACACTGATCCCTCTTTATACCTATCCAACAGATTCTAGCTGGCAAAAAGTGGCACAAACGGCTCATACAAAAGAGACTATTGCTATCATCAATCCTAATAATGGTCCAGTCGATTGCAATACTTCAGTAGCTAGTGACTATCGTCAAGGAATTACAAAACTAAAATCTTCATCTATAAAAATCATAGGCTACGTCTATACGTCTTATAGTGCACGATCAGAACAAACAGTTAAAAACGATATTGATACCTATTATAGTTGCTACCCCGATTTAGACGGTATTTTTCTTGATGAAACCAATTCCTCTGCCGATACTAATCACTATTATGATCGATTGTATCGCTATATCAAAGATCACAATCAGTCAAGTCGTGTCGTTGTTAATCCAGGAGTTTATCCTGATGAATCGATTATTAGAGCGTCCGATACGACTGTCATTTATGAAGACAGTGGAATGAATTATGATACACTCTCCCCTCCATCTTATACACTTCATTACGGTGCCGGACGTTTTGCACTGTTAGCGTATAATGCACCATTAACATCTGCTAAGATATCCAAACTTTCAACGTATCAATTAGGATATATTTACCTGACAAACGATACAATCCCAAATCCGTGGGATACTTTAACAACCTATTTTGAAAGCTTAATTGCTTATATCGATTCACTATAG
- a CDS encoding YebC/PmpR family DNA-binding transcriptional regulator → MGRAFEYRKAAKMKRWGNMSRVFPKLGKIITMAAKEGGEDPDMNPKLRSAIMTAKAQNMPKDNIDAAIKRASGKDAISLAEMNIEGKGPHGVLFFVECATDNNARTISNVRTIFGRAKGETLNNGSLEFMFSRKAVFRFPKPAMDLEELEFALIDAGLDSIEEEEGEVSVYGEYTSFGALSSELEKMGITPDSAALERIANSPVEFNDEQMADIEKLIDKLEEDDDVQAVYTNIG, encoded by the coding sequence ATGGGAAGAGCGTTTGAATATCGTAAAGCCGCAAAAATGAAACGTTGGGGAAATATGTCCCGCGTATTTCCAAAGTTGGGTAAAATTATCACGATGGCGGCAAAAGAGGGTGGGGAAGATCCCGATATGAACCCGAAACTCCGTAGTGCGATAATGACTGCTAAAGCGCAAAATATGCCAAAAGACAATATTGATGCGGCAATCAAACGAGCATCCGGTAAAGACGCTATCTCTTTGGCAGAGATGAATATCGAGGGAAAAGGACCACATGGGGTACTCTTTTTCGTCGAGTGTGCTACCGATAACAATGCGCGTACAATCTCCAATGTCCGCACGATTTTTGGACGTGCCAAAGGTGAAACTCTCAACAACGGTTCACTCGAATTTATGTTTAGCCGTAAAGCGGTGTTTCGATTTCCAAAACCGGCTATGGATTTAGAAGAACTTGAATTTGCACTCATCGATGCAGGGTTAGACAGTATCGAAGAAGAAGAGGGTGAGGTGAGCGTGTATGGTGAATACACTTCGTTCGGCGCCCTCTCATCAGAGTTGGAAAAAATGGGAATTACCCCTGATAGTGCGGCATTGGAGCGTATCGCGAACTCTCCGGTAGAGTTTAATGATGAGCAGATGGCGGATATTGAAAAACTAATTGATAAACTCGAAGAGGACGATGACGTTCAAGCGGTTTATACGAATATCGGATAA
- a CDS encoding MFS transporter codes for MNSSSFTIIRQVLTLPVIVIAMGYFVDIYDLILFGVVRVASLSELGLKADEITAWGSTILNMQMGGMLIGGILWGILGDKKGRLSVLFASIVLYSVANFLNAFVTNVEQYAALRFIAGIGLAGELGAGVTLVAEILPKHLRGYGVMSIASFGVLGVVAANLVAEHFAWRNAYMFGGILGFTLLILRLKVRESGMFEHNLSENIKRGDFFALFTHKRLLGKYLKAIAIGIPLWFVVGVLVMFSPEFAKALEITGDISAGTALMYCYIGLAIGDFASGYLSQKLKSRKNAFTLFLLLSSLSVVWYYTLHGATPSEFYWACFALGIFCGYWALFITMAAEQFGTNIRATVATTAPNFVRGAVVPITLSFISLKANYGILGAGAIVGAVCFTLAAVALYYTHETFHKDLDYIEV; via the coding sequence ATGAACAGTTCTTCTTTCACAATTATTCGTCAAGTATTGACATTGCCGGTCATCGTTATCGCAATGGGGTATTTTGTCGATATCTACGATCTTATTTTATTCGGAGTAGTCCGTGTAGCAAGTCTCAGTGAGCTTGGGCTCAAAGCTGATGAAATCACTGCATGGGGTTCTACGATTCTCAATATGCAGATGGGAGGGATGCTCATCGGAGGAATTTTATGGGGAATATTGGGGGATAAAAAAGGGCGACTTTCGGTACTCTTTGCCTCTATCGTCCTCTATTCGGTTGCCAATTTTCTTAACGCTTTTGTGACCAATGTCGAACAATATGCGGCGTTGCGTTTTATCGCCGGAATCGGTTTAGCGGGAGAACTTGGAGCAGGAGTAACACTGGTTGCCGAAATCCTCCCAAAACATCTTCGCGGATATGGAGTAATGAGCATCGCCAGTTTTGGTGTACTCGGAGTGGTTGCCGCCAATCTCGTTGCGGAACATTTTGCATGGAGAAATGCTTATATGTTTGGAGGGATATTAGGTTTTACACTGCTAATACTTCGTCTCAAAGTGCGTGAATCAGGGATGTTTGAACACAATCTTAGTGAAAATATCAAACGGGGAGATTTTTTTGCCCTCTTTACACACAAACGGTTACTCGGTAAATACCTCAAAGCAATTGCTATTGGTATACCATTATGGTTTGTCGTGGGAGTACTCGTTATGTTCTCTCCCGAATTTGCCAAGGCATTAGAGATTACCGGTGACATAAGTGCAGGTACTGCATTAATGTACTGCTATATCGGTTTGGCTATCGGTGATTTCGCCAGCGGTTATCTCTCCCAAAAACTCAAAAGTCGCAAAAATGCATTTACCCTCTTTTTACTCCTCTCCTCTTTGAGTGTCGTATGGTATTACACCCTACACGGAGCAACACCTTCTGAGTTTTACTGGGCATGTTTTGCACTGGGTATTTTCTGCGGCTATTGGGCTCTCTTTATCACGATGGCTGCAGAGCAGTTCGGAACCAATATCCGTGCTACCGTCGCCACTACTGCACCCAATTTCGTTCGCGGTGCAGTAGTTCCTATTACCCTCTCATTTATTTCCCTCAAAGCAAATTATGGAATTTTAGGGGCAGGTGCTATTGTGGGAGCAGTTTGCTTTACCCTTGCTGCCGTTGCACTTTATTATACCCATGAAACATTCCACAAAGATTTGGATTATATCGAAGTATGA
- a CDS encoding diguanylate cyclase: MLKSFTLLYVEDDSSTVRSFINAFGDYFNEVIIARNAEEGLELFEKHSPHILITDLQLPKMSGLEMIAHIRHAHPSFPIIVNSAFSDTHLLLRSIALHVDNYILKPTDPYQLLHVLEKIARIITLEKKLNTTREIMQTMIDGIPDPILYIEPDYTIAMMNQAAKEQADDSVLVNKCFNLAQKNLPACSEDGSSCPMNSVKKIKQPVTMRHLRKDKEGNKRYVEVHMRPILDTEGEITAYVEITHDITQYLTVQDRLVAETEKLSHISMHDPLTHLPNRRLFMDRIEQTIQHKSRTKEIFGVFFIDLDHFKEINDSIGHSSGDLLLIEAAKRMQKVIRKGDTLSRFGGDEFLLIIENGMTVSHFSKIAEKIQKLFQEPFLINEHQVVSSCSIGISLFPQDGKNAELLLSNADKAMYASKNGGRHQFHFFDPKLMV; the protein is encoded by the coding sequence ATGCTTAAATCATTTACCCTTTTATATGTTGAGGACGATTCTTCCACCGTGCGTTCTTTTATCAATGCATTCGGTGATTATTTTAATGAGGTAATTATTGCGCGAAATGCAGAAGAGGGGTTAGAGCTTTTTGAAAAACATTCTCCTCATATTTTGATTACTGATTTACAGCTTCCAAAAATGAGTGGATTGGAGATGATAGCACACATACGCCATGCACATCCATCTTTTCCTATCATCGTTAATTCCGCTTTTAGTGATACCCATTTGTTATTACGAAGTATTGCATTGCATGTTGACAATTATATTCTCAAGCCGACTGATCCGTATCAGCTGTTGCATGTGTTGGAAAAAATAGCTCGGATTATTACATTGGAGAAAAAACTCAATACCACTCGTGAAATAATGCAGACGATGATCGATGGAATACCCGATCCCATCCTTTATATTGAACCTGATTACACGATAGCAATGATGAATCAGGCAGCAAAAGAACAAGCCGATGATTCAGTACTGGTCAATAAATGTTTTAATTTAGCACAAAAAAATCTTCCTGCGTGTTCAGAAGATGGGAGCTCATGCCCAATGAACAGCGTTAAAAAAATAAAGCAACCAGTCACTATGCGTCATCTACGAAAAGATAAAGAGGGAAACAAACGGTATGTTGAAGTGCATATGCGCCCCATTTTAGATACAGAGGGTGAGATAACTGCTTATGTTGAAATTACGCATGATATTACGCAATATCTGACAGTACAAGATCGCCTTGTGGCGGAAACAGAAAAGTTATCCCATATTTCGATGCACGACCCCCTAACACATCTCCCTAACAGACGTCTTTTTATGGATAGAATAGAACAAACGATTCAACATAAAAGCCGAACTAAAGAGATATTTGGTGTATTTTTTATCGATTTAGACCATTTTAAAGAGATTAATGATTCTATCGGTCATTCAAGTGGTGATTTGTTATTGATAGAAGCGGCAAAGCGGATGCAAAAAGTTATCCGTAAAGGGGATACCCTATCACGTTTTGGCGGGGATGAATTTCTCCTGATAATTGAAAATGGAATGACAGTATCCCATTTTTCAAAGATAGCAGAAAAAATACAAAAACTTTTTCAAGAACCTTTCTTAATTAATGAACATCAAGTCGTGAGTAGTTGTAGTATCGGCATTAGCTTATTTCCGCAAGATGGCAAAAATGCAGAGCTTCTCTTAAGTAATGCAGATAAGGCAATGTATGCGTCTAAAAACGGTGGTCGTCACCAATTTCACTTTTTTGATCCGAAATTGATGGTGTAA
- a CDS encoding lytic transglycosylase domain-containing protein, which yields MRKVFVLIITLSSLYGAPSEDAINASLTSIGSEESYDDINPLHNVRETYATSYNYHMKRYQVTKEEHAKIAKQFEEANIPLYFSLIPYCESNFRNDAHGSGAVGLWQFMKQSGRTYGLTIKKGHDERTNICLSTEAAIRYIKDLKKEFGEWYLADFAYGLGEIKLKRLIKKNGSNKISVLLKDPEFKRGTKDHFIKTLLLDATIHQNEIKEDSTVPPEPIQG from the coding sequence ATGAGAAAGGTTTTCGTCCTCATCATTACCCTGAGTTCTCTCTACGGTGCACCCTCTGAGGATGCAATCAATGCTTCTCTAACATCCATAGGTTCTGAAGAGTCCTATGATGATATTAATCCCCTTCACAACGTACGCGAGACGTACGCTACCAGTTATAACTATCACATGAAACGCTATCAAGTCACCAAAGAAGAACATGCAAAAATAGCAAAACAATTTGAAGAGGCAAATATTCCCCTATATTTCTCTCTTATCCCCTATTGCGAATCAAATTTTAGAAATGATGCTCACGGAAGCGGAGCCGTCGGCTTATGGCAATTCATGAAACAATCAGGACGAACCTATGGTCTCACAATCAAAAAAGGGCATGATGAGAGAACCAATATTTGCCTCTCAACCGAAGCCGCTATACGCTATATCAAAGATTTAAAAAAAGAGTTTGGAGAGTGGTATCTCGCTGACTTTGCTTATGGACTGGGAGAGATAAAGCTCAAACGACTTATTAAAAAGAATGGAAGTAATAAAATTTCTGTACTTTTAAAAGATCCCGAATTCAAAAGAGGGACGAAAGATCACTTTATTAAAACATTACTCTTGGATGCTACCATCCATCAAAATGAGATAAAAGAAGATTCAACCGTTCCCCCTGAGCCTATTCAGGGGTGA
- a CDS encoding DMT family transporter, producing the protein MNTSSDTRRGIFFMLLASFLFALTMLFAKLLSASMSSVEVTFWRNAIGLIAISFTLFHSPIRNVGGRPFTLVFRGVIGTVALLTFFYTISATSLSNAIIYAKTEPIFTAILAFFLLKERLKTSALLAILIGFLGVVTLNGMEWNYLHIMGILTGFLSALAYTSVRSLKAYYDTRTVVLSFMISGVLIPLILMILGEFYTSPSLSFALSPFILPQGIDWVWIVLIGLSAAGGQIYMTRAYFYAKAGLVSSVSYSVVLFATIFGILLGDTLPTISIIIGAFMIVISGLMLSRSK; encoded by the coding sequence GTGAATACATCTTCTGACACACGCCGTGGCATATTTTTTATGCTTTTAGCATCGTTTTTATTTGCCCTCACGATGCTGTTTGCAAAACTTCTCTCAGCTTCGATGAGCTCGGTTGAGGTGACGTTTTGGCGTAACGCTATCGGTCTGATTGCTATCTCGTTTACCCTCTTTCACTCTCCGATTCGTAATGTCGGGGGTCGCCCTTTCACCCTCGTTTTTAGAGGAGTTATTGGAACGGTTGCATTGCTCACCTTTTTTTACACCATCAGTGCAACATCACTCTCAAACGCTATCATTTATGCTAAAACAGAGCCTATTTTTACCGCTATTCTCGCTTTTTTCCTCCTCAAAGAGAGGCTCAAAACCAGTGCGCTTTTAGCAATCCTCATCGGTTTTTTAGGGGTTGTGACACTCAATGGAATGGAGTGGAATTATCTCCATATTATGGGGATACTCACAGGATTTCTCTCCGCACTCGCCTACACCAGTGTCCGAAGTTTAAAAGCCTACTACGATACACGCACCGTCGTCCTCTCTTTTATGATTTCGGGTGTACTCATCCCCCTCATACTGATGATATTAGGTGAGTTTTACACCTCACCTTCGCTAAGTTTCGCACTAAGCCCATTTATTCTCCCCCAAGGAATCGATTGGGTATGGATTGTATTGATAGGATTATCAGCCGCAGGGGGACAAATATACATGACTCGCGCTTACTTTTACGCCAAAGCAGGATTGGTGAGTAGTGTTAGTTATTCCGTTGTCCTCTTTGCAACCATTTTTGGGATACTATTAGGGGATACCTTGCCCACTATCTCTATCATCATCGGCGCATTCATGATTGTGATAAGCGGTCTGATGCTCTCACGGAGTAAATAA
- a CDS encoding TIGR01621 family pseudouridine synthase has protein sequence MKILHDNPSFIIAHKSAGVNFHSEGEAGFVVQVSQQLGISLFPVHRLDKMTSGLVILAKDSQTAAQFGKMFENREVEKYYLAISMRKPKKKMGWIKGDMTGARRGDYKLLTTMENPAITQFISCALRTHERFFLIKPHTGKTHQIRVALKSLGSPIAGDERYAQADEARKEERGYLHAYALRFSLNDEAFEFVSPPDAGERFVSAECKAQLELWSKPWINFPA, from the coding sequence ATGAAAATCCTCCATGACAACCCCTCTTTCATTATCGCCCACAAAAGTGCAGGTGTCAACTTCCACTCCGAAGGAGAAGCGGGATTTGTCGTGCAAGTCAGCCAACAACTTGGTATCTCCCTCTTCCCCGTCCACCGTCTCGATAAAATGACCTCAGGACTAGTAATTCTCGCCAAAGATTCGCAAACCGCTGCACAGTTTGGCAAAATGTTTGAAAATCGCGAAGTCGAAAAATACTACCTCGCCATCTCGATGCGTAAACCGAAGAAAAAAATGGGGTGGATAAAGGGAGATATGACAGGTGCACGACGGGGAGATTATAAACTCCTCACGACGATGGAAAATCCCGCCATTACTCAGTTCATCAGTTGTGCATTGCGTACTCATGAACGATTTTTCCTCATCAAACCCCATACGGGCAAAACCCATCAAATCCGTGTCGCCCTCAAATCTCTCGGTTCCCCTATCGCAGGAGATGAGCGTTACGCACAAGCAGATGAGGCACGCAAAGAAGAACGGGGATACTTACATGCTTACGCATTGCGGTTTAGCCTGAATGATGAAGCGTTCGAGTTTGTATCACCACCTGATGCGGGGGAGCGGTTTGTGAGTGCGGAGTGCAAAGCTCAGTTGGAGCTGTGGAGCAAGCCATGGATTAATTTCCCTGCATAG